The following DNA comes from Methanosarcina vacuolata Z-761.
TCTTAGGATTTTCTAGCTTGCTTATCAATATGTCCATTTTTTCGGACATGCTTACTGTTAATTTTTCACTTCTATTTAAATAAATTAAAGTACTTTTTGCAAGTTTTGTTAAGTATATAACCAAACTTTTTAAACATTGAGGAATCATTTTTAAATTATTTTCTTCTTGAGAAACACATGTATCTACCTTTTCAAGTTCTCTTATGATTGCAAGTAGCATATCTTGATACTTTTTTTCACTGGATGAAAATTCTAATTCTGCATTTAAGTATTTCGCATAAGAATCCCATAGAAGATAAGTCGGATTCATTAAATCTGAAGAAATTGCTTTTTTAAAATACTTAATTGATTCAATATAGTCTTGTTCCTCAATTTTGATCTTGCCTTTTAGGCCTAATGCAAATGCATTTTCATTATCCATTGAGAGAACTTTTTCGACATACTTTGACGCATTTATAAGATCACCAAAGGTTAAATAACATTCAGCTAAGTAGTTATTAACACTAGGCTCATCTGGATCAATTGAAATCGCTTGTTCTAATGAATCTTTACATTCGATGTATTTACGGCGTCTTTTTGAAATAATAGCCTTGTTTATAAATAAATTTATTTTCTTTTTGTCTAGTAAAGTTGCTTTACTAATCAGCTCAGAAGCACGACCATATATCTCTAAATCGATAAATATATTGCTTTTGCCAACCCATGCATCTGTATTTTCCGGGTCGATGCATATCGCATTATTAAATGCTTTCAGAGCTTCTTTGTACTTCTTAAAATAGTTGGTTAGAATAGTCCTTTTATTGTTCCACGCCGTTACATTATGAGGTTTTATCTCTATTACTTTTTCAAATACTTCCAGAGCTTCTTCATATTTCTTAAAATAATTGGCTAAAACTGCTCCCTTATTAAGCAATGCGCATATGTACTTTGGCTTAATCTCTATCGCTTTTTCATATGCTTCCAGGGCTTCTTCGTGCTTACCAATATCTTCAAAGATTTTGCCTTTTTTAACCCATACCATTGCGTTATCTGGTTCGATCTCTATTGCTTTCTCAAAAGCTTCTAGAGCCTCTTCGTACTTTTCAAAACTGTCGGCTAGAACTATCCCTTTACTAATCCATGCATCAGAGTTTTCTGGCTCGATTTTTATTGCTTTCCCAAATAATTCCAGAGCCTCTTCGTGCTTACCAGTATCTTCAAGGAGATTACCTTTTTTAACCCATACCGTTGCATCATCCGGTTCGATCTCTATTGCTTTCTCAAAAGCTTCCAGAGCCTCTTCGTACCTCTTAAGATTATTTAAAACTGTTCCTTTATTGCTCCATGCTGTTGCATCATCCGTTTTGATCTCTATTGCTTTCTCAAAAGCTTCCAGAGCCTCTTCGTATTTTTTAAAACCGTTGGCTAGAACTGTTCCTTTATTTCTCCATGCTGTTGCATCATCCGGTTCGATCTCTATTGCTTTCTCAAAAGCTTCCAGAGCCTTTTCGTACTTTTTAAAATGGTTGGCTAGAACTGTTCCTTTATTAATCCATGAACTTGCGTTATCCGGTTCGATCTCTATTGCTTTCTCAAAAGCTTCCAAAGCCTCTTCGTACCTCTTAAGATTATCTAGAACTATTCCTTTTTTAACCCATATCATTGCGTTATTCGGTTCGATCTCTACTTTTCCATATGCTTCCAGAGCCTCTTCGTATCTCTTAAGATTATCTAAAACTATTCCTTTATTGCTCCATGCTGTTGCATTATCCGGTTCGATCTCTATTGCTTTCTCAAAAGCTTCCAGAGCCTCTTCGTACTTTTTAAAATGGTTGGCTAGAACTGTTCCTTTATTAATCCATGAACCTATTTCCTTTGGCTCAATTTCTGTTACTTTCTCATATGCTCCCAGAGCCTCCTCGTATTTTTCAAGATCAGATAAGGCATATCCTTTAACAGTCCATGCTGTTGCATTATCCGGTTCGATCTCTATTGCTTTCTCAAAAGTTTCCAGAGCCTTTTCGTACTTTTTAAAATGGTCGGCTAGAACTATTCCTTTATTAATCCATGCTGTTGCATTATCCGGTTCGATCTCTATTGCTTTCTCAAAAGTTTCCAGAGCCTTTTCGTACTTTTTAAAATGGTCGGCTAGAACTATTCCTTTATTAATCCATGCTGTTGCATTATCCGGTTTGATCTCTGTTGCTTTCTCAAATGCATCCAGAGCCTCTTCATACCTCTTAAGATTATCTAGAACTATTCCTTTATTGCTCCATGCTGTTGCATCATCCGTTTTGATCTCTATTGCTTTCTCAAATGCTTCCAGAGCCTCTTCGTACTTTTTAAGATTAGTTAGAATCGTTCCTTTATTGCTCCATGCATCAGAGTTTTCTGGCTCGATTTTTATTGCTTTCCCAAATAATTCCAGATTGTCGTCTTCAATCAATGTATCTGTATTCTCTATTTTCATATCACTTATAATACTATTTGTTTAGGTCAATAAATTAAACTATCGTAATTATTTAATGAGCCTATCCCAAAACATCATACAATCTCATTATGGGGTACCGCCAACATTTCCGACAAGATACCCTAGTGCCGAGAAAACGTAATTATGGATCGCCTGAATAAGCTTTGAATCCCTTTACTCAAAGAAGCTTGCTCTTGTCGATTTGTTATGAATAACTATCCAAGTTTTATGCTCCATAACTAAATTTTCGTGGTACTAGTGTAAATTTACAGAAAACCTAATACATTGCCCTATTCCCAATATAAGCTAATTACTTTGCGTCTATGGAACATGGGTATTTTGCAGCTGCCAGGACTCAAGTGAATCCGAATAGCTTTAGGGGAAAATCTGTGTATTTTTGCAGTTTATTCAATGCACAGGTTTTATTGTAAAAGCTCTGTGACGGCAGTTGTCCAAAATACCTTATTTTTTAAAAGAAAGAGGTAGGCTGCTGCTTCATAAGAAGTCAGTCCGATATCCTGAAGAAGCCTCTTATTTTGCATATATAACTCAACTGCTGATATTAAAATATGTTTCAAATCTGGGATTCACTTTTATATGAGAGCGTCGTAAAAGTCCATTTGATTCTATAAATAGGATAAATTAATGTCCAATAAGGTTGGTGTTTACCTAAATTCTATGCAAAATCTTACAACCATATTTAAAGTCAACGTTTTGATGATCCAATTGTAGAATTGTTTTGACTTTTGCGACGCTCTCTTATATATGAAATAAAAGATCGAAAATAATAAAAAGTCTCTAAAAATTACAATAGGTAACAATACTTTTCGGATAGACTCTTAGAGCCCTCTTTCGTCAATTCCGGCCTCTAGGTTCAGTGCTTCGAGGTAAAGGCGCATGATTTTCAGCCTTTCCTCGGCAATCTTTTTTGCAGCATCGGTATTCAATTTTTCAGGAATGGTGAAAGGTTTGTACTGCATATATTCATTAAAGCCTTCAATAGGGTCTTCGATGTACACGGTTCTTTTTGAACTTCCCTTATCCATCCCAGTTGTGTGCTTTAACATCCTGAGAGCTCCCATCGAAAGAACAGCCCTGAAAATCCCCACTGCTCCAAGGGCATCAATCCGGTCGGCGTCCTGCAAAATTCGAGCTTCGAGACTATCCGGCTTTTCCCCTGCGCTGAAGCGGTGTGTCCGGATACAACTGGTAACAGCTTCAATAACCTCTTTTCCAAGCCCTGTTCTCGAAAGAAATTCAGAGGCGATATCGGCACTGTATACGGCATGGTCCCCGCCTTCTTCATGTTCCTTAATTACGCCGACATCATGGAGGAGAGCTGCAAGCTGAAGTACGAGAGGGTCTCCCCCTTCTTCCTTCTGGATTTCCAGGCAAAGGGCTTCTACCCGGTTTATATGGGACATATCGTGGGAACTGGGCTCACCTTCAAGAAAAGTGGCTACAAATTCCCTCGTTTTTTCTATCAGGTCCATATTCATTGTTCCAATTCTACAGCCATAGCTTTAAGGTATTCCTGGATTTCAGAAATCGCCTCTATGAGGGTTTTTTTATTATCATAAGTCGTGATTAATTTCACAAGTTCTTCATTTCTCTCCTTTTTCAGTTCCACTCCGAACTTGATCATGTTTTCTAGTGCACGGGTAAGGTTGTCAACTATCGAGATTGTAGACATCTTTGAAGTCCGTGAGAGAGGGTTCAGGTCAATAGCTATGACCGTTTTTCCCATTTCTACAAGTTTCTCACACCGGTCTCCGTCTTCCAGCGGGACAAGAACTACGTCTGCAGAATATATCCCCCGGCTTTCTACCAGCCGCCTGGCATGAGATAGTTCAAGGCTTGCATCCGGATTTTTCCCGAGCACCTCGGAAGCCCCGTTGGCTTTGAGTTGTTCTATTATAAGGTGGACCCTTGTTTCGGTCCTGTGAAAAAGATTGACCTCGAGCTTTGCTCCTGTTACATCTGCAAGGGAAACAATTTTATCAGGAGCGAGAGCTGCAGCATTGCCGTTTACGGAAATTACAGGATTTTTTGCCAGTAGCAGAGCAGCAACTGCCGCTCTTTCAGCATACAGGGCAGACTTGGTGCTTCGCTCGCCTATAAGGTAATCAAAGCTTTCGCCTCTTCCCTGAGAAATCAAACCCTGAATGCTTGTCATTCCCATTTTTACCCCGGCTGCAACCTTTTCACGGGCTAGCAGGGACTCATACCTCGGGTGGTCTTTGGGTATCTCGGTCATATCGGTCGCTTACCTTTTTTTAATTGACTTTCCAGCATCTTTTTTTATTTATGAACTTAATCCGTAAATGAGTTTTATCAGTTTTAACATAAACTAATTGAGTATCAGTTTTAGCATAAACTGCTTGAGTATCAGTTTCAACATGAACTGCTTGAGTATTAGTTACAACATAAACTACTTGAGTATCAGTTTTAACATAACCTGCTTGAGTATCAGTTTTAGCATAAACTGCTTGAGTATTATCAGTTTTAGCATAAACCGCTTGAGTATTATCAGTTTTAGCATAAACCGCTTGATTAGTTCAGACACTCAAATAAAAAACTAAAATGAGTAATCTGAATTATATATTACTATTTGATCCCAACTTTCGACCTTTACTTTATTTTAACTCTCTTTAAGTTATAAGGAAATTAATTACGCAGCAATTTTCTGCAAGTATTTTTTATTTTCCTGGCCCATTCAAAATATGTTCTGCCTGAACTCATTCGTTCATCAGCTTCGGCACACAGGTGCTTATGCCGTATTCCAGCACCACCCCGAATTCCTGGAGGGCTTCGTAGAGACGGAACTGTTCGGAGTAAGGGGCAATTGCGAAAACCGTATCCCCAAGCATTGCCTGGGAAGCTAGCCCACCATTTGCGTTTGCAGCTTCGATCACATCTTTTGCCTTGCTGCTCATAAGGTCTGCTTTACTGGCAAACACTTTTGACTGCTGCATGAAGTTCTCAAGAGTGGGCTTTTTAAGCAGCTCGGACATAGCTTCTTTTCCCGCGCTGTTAATTCTTGAGGCTGCAGCTTCATCTCTCAGGACCGAACCGGTAGAGATCTCGCCAAGCACAATACAAAAAACCCTGGCTTCGGAAGTCGGAATTCTGTCCACAAGCCCAAACTCGGGTCCACCCGGCTGCAGTCTGATCACGACTCCACCGCTTGACTGGGCAGCAATATCGCCAAGTCCGCTGCAATTGATGACCTCAGCCACATGGGCATATTCAGTCAGACTTTTTACGGTCTGATCCAGGGAAAGTGCACTATTCAGGGCATAGGCTGTCCCTAGAGCTCCTGCACCTGAAGCTCCAAATCCGCATCCGGTTGGGATTTCTGACCAGCTCCTTATTCTTACAGGCAGTTCCGTCATCATCTCTGCGACAGTCCGAGTAGTTCTGCCTTCAACTCTCTTTCCATTAAGGAAAATTTCGGTTTTTTCCACAGATCTCCCGATCTTTACTTCGGTGGTTACGCCTCCATTCAGGACGATTCCGCAGCCTGTAGAACCCTTACGATGAGGGTTTTCATGCTCGTGGATCTGGAAAAAACCTGTGATGTGTCCCGGAGCATAGGCTTTTGCCTGAATGTCTGCTCCTTCACTCTCATATGTATACATAGAAAACGCCTTTTTGCCACTTAAATCATTTTTTCAAAGTTCGTTCGTGTTTTGCAGGATACTTTGCAAAATGCTTTCGGATTTTTGTGAAATACTCTGGGATACTTTGCAGCAGATTTTTTACTTTAACAGATCGGCTACCTCTTCAAGGATAAAGGCTGCAAGTTTGCGTTTGTTCCCACTTACGTGCCCTGGTTCGTTTTTTTCCCGTCCAAGCAGGTACAGTTCATTCTCTTCAGTACCCATTCCGCCTTTTGCGACGTCGTTTGCTGCAATCAGGTCCAGTTTTGAAGTTTTAAGGGCTGAAGCTGCCCTTCTAAGGAGTTCGTCTTTTTCAATTCCGGTCTCAGCTTTGAAACCTATAATCACGAGGTCAGGATACCTTTGACGGCATTCTTTAATCAATTTGCGGGTGGGATTCAGTTTCAAGGTAAGTTCTCCTCCCGATTTTATCTTTTCGGGAGAAGGATTAACTGTATAATCTGCAATTGCTGCTGAACTGATAAGGACATCGTATCCTTTTTCAAGTTCCGAGAGGACAGCATCAGTCATGTCGGCGGCGCTTTCTGCAAAAATTTCCCTGATCCCTGCAAACCCAAGTTTGTCCCTATGGACCAGGGTGACATCGGCTCCATTGCGATAAGCTTCAAGAGCAAGTTCCCTGCCAGTTTTACCCGAAGCCCGGTTTGTGAGAATTCTGATGGGGTCCAGGCTTTCGGCAGTAGAACCGCTTGTGATAATTATCTTTCGGTTTTCGAGGGTTTTATTTCCGAGAGCTCTTTCTACCTCGAGCACGATTTCCTCATTTGCCGCAATTTTTGCGATTCCTTCTTCAAGTCTGGGGCCTACAATAGAGATTCCCCAGCTTTTCAATTTTACCAGATTCTCAGCTACAGCAGGGTGCCTGAACATTGATTCGTGCATTGCAGGAACAACCATCACAGGCACACCCGAGCCAAGGGCAGTTGTTGCAAACGAGGTAACAGGGGTATCATCTATCCCGTATGCGATTTTTCCTATGGTGTTTGCGGTTGCAGGAGCTATAAGGAGAAGGTCGGCCCTGCCTTTAAGCCCGCAGAACTCCACATGCTCAACCCTGCCTCCAAGTTCGGTAATTGCTGGATTTCCGGTAGCATAGTGCAGGGCATCAGGGTGCAGGATATGTGTAGCAGCCTCTGTCATAACAGCATGGACCTCAGCCCCGTTTCTGATTAGCTCTCTTGCAAGTTCAACTACCCTGACTGCTCCAATGCTTCCCGTAACGCCAAGAACTATGGTTTTTCCGGCAAGGAAAGAGCTCTTTTGCCCCTGGATCCAGAGTGTGGGATGGAACTTTTCGGCTCTGGACCTGGTGGCCTTTTGCTTATCTTCTTTATCCATTTCATCTACTCTATCCGGTCCCTTTGACCGGGGCTTTCCTGTTTAGGGTCCTTCTGCCTGTCCGGGTTTAAAAGTCTTTTAATAATGTTTCATTCAGGCAGTGGAGTGATCTATAAGGTTAATATCTGGGCAACAATTTTTTAAATCAGCCTGCTTTTCAGAAAATGATCCTGAAAACAAAGTGACATTCAATACGATATTATTAAAACTTTCGAAATAATAAGGATTAAAATTAATTAATAAATAAACTTTATAGAGAGTTATTATTTTATTAATCCGATATCCAAGTCAAAAATAACAGAATGTGAGGGAGACAAATCAGCGACAAAAACACAAAAAAAGAAGCCTCTGAAGTTCCAAAAAAAGGTTTAAGCACATTTTTAGGGAAGATTTCAGGGAAGGAGCAGCTCGAACTTGAGATAGAGAGTCTCAACTCACAGATTGTTAAACTGGAACTTGATTTGCAGAGTGCAAAAAACCAGCTTGAAAAGAAAGATATTCTTGCAAGGCAGGCAGTTTCGGACAGGCAGGAAGCTGAGGCTCTTTTAAACCAGGAACGTATTCGCACCCGGACTATTTCTCACGAACTCGAAACAATCAGAGCTGAGTCCCAGAGTAAACTGAAATTTCGCGGAATTGAAACCCTGAGCCTGCAAGCTATTCAGGCTTACCTCTCCAAGCTCAAGTCCTTCCACGCCCCTGCAGACGACCTGCTGACCGCTTACCTGCCCTCCGGTACCCGACTCTCAGGTGTGATAAGTGAAAAAGTTCTTGAACGCGTGGAAGAGGAAAACCTTACCCTTCTTGACAGGCTTGAGACTGAGACCGGCATTGTACTTTTTTATGATATTCACCGAATGATCTGCGAAGCTATAGCTCCTTCTTTTCCAGTTACTTCCTCCTCCTGGCAGCTTGGGGACAGTTTTGAGGTTTCTTTGCTTGAAGAGATCTTAAATAAGGACTACAGGATGCTTGTCCTTGTCCTGCACGCCGGCGAATCCTTCATAGGTTTTGCTCCCGATGCTCGGGTTTTCGATACCGAGGAGCTTATCCGCAGCAGCGTAAAAGAGAAGCACAGTAAAGGAGGCTTTAGCCAGCGCCGTTTCGAACGCCTCAGGGAAGAGGATATCGCACACCACATGGATAAGGTTATCGAGGCTCTTGATAGGGTTCTTGAAGAAAACAAGCTTATCGACTGCGTTATTCTAAGCGGAGATTTTCAGCTAATTGGGGAAATTCGAAAACGCCTTCCTTTCAATCTTGAGATAATTGAAAAGCCGTCTGACATCAGGGTCGAGAAATCAGGCGGTGAAGAGATTCTCAGGACGGTCTTGAGCTCCAGAAGATATCTGCTTTGAGAAGATATTTACTGTAGGATTTCAAGAAAGATATGTTGTAAAGTTTCGATAAAACGCTAGAAAAAAGGAGACGAAACTTCATCTTTAAGAAATTCTCTGTAATCAGGTTGTATCAAAACCATTTTGATTTCAGTCAAATACCCCGCCATGCGTCTTCGGTTAAGTGAAAAATCATGATAAATTGCGTCAATTTTCCATAACATTTGTCAAATATTTTAATAAAAAAGGTGGGTAAAAACTACTTTCATTTCTTTGTGCCTGTTATTCGAAGAATTTCATGTGTTGTTTGGTCAGATGTACACAGTTTTCTAAGAAAACTGTATACATAGTCTTAGTCCTGATCATGCTTATGTCTTAGTCCTGATCATGCTCATTTCTGAGTTCTGATCATGCTCGTGTATTAGTTCTGACCGCACATATGTCTCGATCCTGATCATTCTCGAATACAAGCTCCCAGGAAAAGAAGCGATTCTCTGAGTATTTGACTTTCCTTTGTCGCTATTCTTTTCCTGGACTATTCCTGACTGGAACCGAAATGAAGATATCCTTTTTCTAAACATGTCCCAAACAGGAAGCCGATTAATTAATAAAATTTTTCAATTTCGTGCTTTACGTCCTCAATAGAGAATTTTTGTCTGACAAGAGGCTCTTCCTGAATCGTCGGTATTCCTTCTTCAAGCGTTTCTCTTTCATTTTTATAGAAAATGCCGTTAGGAATCCTATCTCCCCATTCCAGAGACCTTTCGAACGCTTTTAAGCGGTTATGTGGGTCATATTCTTCTTCGAGTTTATACACCCTGTCCCGATACCACTTAAAAGTGTTTATCTTATTAAAGGTAACACAGGGCTGAAGGATATCAAGAAGAGCAAAACCTTTGTGTGATATAGCAGCCTTCATGAGCTCTTTCAGATAAGCCTTATCTCCTGCAAAACCTCTGGCTACGAAACTGCAGTCCTGAGATATTGCCAGAGCAAGTGGGTTCAACGGCTCTTCAAGGACACCATAAGGCTGGATTTTGGTGCGAGTTCCCTGAGCTGTGGTAGGAGAAGCCTGCCCTTTTGTCAGTCCGTAAATCTGGTTGTCGTGCACTAGCAGGGTAATATTCGGGTTGCGGCGAATTGTGTGAAGGAAATGGTTTCCGCCTTCTCCATAACAGTCCCCATCCCCTGCAACTGCTATTACGTGCAAAGAGTGATTGGCAAGTTTTGCAGCCGTAGCTACGGGCAGGGTCCTTCCATGAAGCCCATTAAATGTGTGGCACTTAGTATAATGGGGTAGTTTTCCAGACTGTCCTATCCCTGAAACCATAAGCACTTCCCAGGGCTCAATGCCAAGTTCTACAAGTGCCTCTTCGACAGTCGAAAGGATATTGAAATTTCCGCACCCTGGACACCAGGCAGGAACCTGGCCCTTATAATCTTCAGATGTAGGCATGCAATTCCTCCTTCAGATTTTCGATTGTAAAAGGCCTCCCATCATACCTGAGAATCTGGTGGGAAAATTCAAACCCTGTTTCTGCTCTCATTAGTTTTGCAAACTGTCCGGTAGCACTGTTTTCTATACAGATGGTAAGATCAGCATTCTCAAGAAGTTCAATATAATCAAACTTATCC
Coding sequences within:
- a CDS encoding tetratricopeptide repeat protein, encoding MKIENTDTLIEDDNLELFGKAIKIEPENSDAWSNKGTILTNLKKYEEALEAFEKAIEIKTDDATAWSNKGIVLDNLKRYEEALDAFEKATEIKPDNATAWINKGIVLADHFKKYEKALETFEKAIEIEPDNATAWINKGIVLADHFKKYEKALETFEKAIEIEPDNATAWTVKGYALSDLEKYEEALGAYEKVTEIEPKEIGSWINKGTVLANHFKKYEEALEAFEKAIEIEPDNATAWSNKGIVLDNLKRYEEALEAYGKVEIEPNNAMIWVKKGIVLDNLKRYEEALEAFEKAIEIEPDNASSWINKGTVLANHFKKYEKALEAFEKAIEIEPDDATAWRNKGTVLANGFKKYEEALEAFEKAIEIKTDDATAWSNKGTVLNNLKRYEEALEAFEKAIEIEPDDATVWVKKGNLLEDTGKHEEALELFGKAIKIEPENSDAWISKGIVLADSFEKYEEALEAFEKAIEIEPDNAMVWVKKGKIFEDIGKHEEALEAYEKAIEIKPKYICALLNKGAVLANYFKKYEEALEVFEKVIEIKPHNVTAWNNKRTILTNYFKKYKEALKAFNNAICIDPENTDAWVGKSNIFIDLEIYGRASELISKATLLDKKKINLFINKAIISKRRRKYIECKDSLEQAISIDPDEPSVNNYLAECYLTFGDLINASKYVEKVLSMDNENAFALGLKGKIKIEEQDYIESIKYFKKAISSDLMNPTYLLWDSYAKYLNAELEFSSSEKKYQDMLLAIIRELEKVDTCVSQEENNLKMIPQCLKSLVIYLTKLAKSTLIYLNRSEKLTVSMSEKMDILISKLENPKIIAYNYYFLGCFYYKINDYSTAVDCLKKCTDSKSDYDTKRSACETLNNIWDNKVRPSIWVWWLYSPLKRWTRRVTFVILIFSLFGILLPSVFSKMINFINDLVLKTISVYQPALNYPIIKSLISMIIISLGGFFSSINWQDNTISLTFMALIIIFILGSPILQRFKSSQIEIEIRPPSTFELAPSLIERKLKALESNNLDIKFLHFKQIQHKYK
- a CDS encoding HD domain-containing protein; this encodes MDLIEKTREFVATFLEGEPSSHDMSHINRVEALCLEIQKEEGGDPLVLQLAALLHDVGVIKEHEEGGDHAVYSADIASEFLSRTGLGKEVIEAVTSCIRTHRFSAGEKPDSLEARILQDADRIDALGAVGIFRAVLSMGALRMLKHTTGMDKGSSKRTVYIEDPIEGFNEYMQYKPFTIPEKLNTDAAKKIAEERLKIMRLYLEALNLEAGIDERGL
- a CDS encoding 4-phosphopantoate--beta-alanine ligase; the encoded protein is MTEIPKDHPRYESLLAREKVAAGVKMGMTSIQGLISQGRGESFDYLIGERSTKSALYAERAAVAALLLAKNPVISVNGNAAALAPDKIVSLADVTGAKLEVNLFHRTETRVHLIIEQLKANGASEVLGKNPDASLELSHARRLVESRGIYSADVVLVPLEDGDRCEKLVEMGKTVIAIDLNPLSRTSKMSTISIVDNLTRALENMIKFGVELKKERNEELVKLITTYDNKKTLIEAISEIQEYLKAMAVELEQ
- a CDS encoding pantoate kinase; translation: MYTYESEGADIQAKAYAPGHITGFFQIHEHENPHRKGSTGCGIVLNGGVTTEVKIGRSVEKTEIFLNGKRVEGRTTRTVAEMMTELPVRIRSWSEIPTGCGFGASGAGALGTAYALNSALSLDQTVKSLTEYAHVAEVINCSGLGDIAAQSSGGVVIRLQPGGPEFGLVDRIPTSEARVFCIVLGEISTGSVLRDEAAASRINSAGKEAMSELLKKPTLENFMQQSKVFASKADLMSSKAKDVIEAANANGGLASQAMLGDTVFAIAPYSEQFRLYEALQEFGVVLEYGISTCVPKLMNE
- the coaBC gene encoding bifunctional phosphopantothenoylcysteine decarboxylase/phosphopantothenate--cysteine ligase CoaBC is translated as MDKEDKQKATRSRAEKFHPTLWIQGQKSSFLAGKTIVLGVTGSIGAVRVVELARELIRNGAEVHAVMTEAATHILHPDALHYATGNPAITELGGRVEHVEFCGLKGRADLLLIAPATANTIGKIAYGIDDTPVTSFATTALGSGVPVMVVPAMHESMFRHPAVAENLVKLKSWGISIVGPRLEEGIAKIAANEEIVLEVERALGNKTLENRKIIITSGSTAESLDPIRILTNRASGKTGRELALEAYRNGADVTLVHRDKLGFAGIREIFAESAADMTDAVLSELEKGYDVLISSAAIADYTVNPSPEKIKSGGELTLKLNPTRKLIKECRQRYPDLVIIGFKAETGIEKDELLRRAASALKTSKLDLIAANDVAKGGMGTEENELYLLGREKNEPGHVSGNKRKLAAFILEEVADLLK
- a CDS encoding Vms1/Ankzf1 family peptidyl-tRNA hydrolase produces the protein MQSAKNQLEKKDILARQAVSDRQEAEALLNQERIRTRTISHELETIRAESQSKLKFRGIETLSLQAIQAYLSKLKSFHAPADDLLTAYLPSGTRLSGVISEKVLERVEEENLTLLDRLETETGIVLFYDIHRMICEAIAPSFPVTSSSWQLGDSFEVSLLEEILNKDYRMLVLVLHAGESFIGFAPDARVFDTEELIRSSVKEKHSKGGFSQRRFERLREEDIAHHMDKVIEALDRVLEENKLIDCVILSGDFQLIGEIRKRLPFNLEIIEKPSDIRVEKSGGEEILRTVLSSRRYLL
- a CDS encoding 2-oxoacid:ferredoxin oxidoreductase subunit beta; its protein translation is MPTSEDYKGQVPAWCPGCGNFNILSTVEEALVELGIEPWEVLMVSGIGQSGKLPHYTKCHTFNGLHGRTLPVATAAKLANHSLHVIAVAGDGDCYGEGGNHFLHTIRRNPNITLLVHDNQIYGLTKGQASPTTAQGTRTKIQPYGVLEEPLNPLALAISQDCSFVARGFAGDKAYLKELMKAAISHKGFALLDILQPCVTFNKINTFKWYRDRVYKLEEEYDPHNRLKAFERSLEWGDRIPNGIFYKNERETLEEGIPTIQEEPLVRQKFSIEDVKHEIEKFY